In the Mycolicibacter sp. MU0102 genome, one interval contains:
- a CDS encoding response regulator, producing the protein MPVRLVLVDDHEMVIEGLRAMLTAFADRIEVVGQAINAEQAMAVIADTDPDIVLCDVRMRGESGLDLCLALRERDPERKVVMLSVYDDEQYLFEALRVGASGYLLKSISSDDLVHQIELAHRGETVIDPGLAARAAGTAARLQRDEFWPGARQGLTQRESEILAYMVSGLSNRGIATKLVIGDETVKSHLRSIYRKLGVSDRTGAVATALREGIYR; encoded by the coding sequence ATGCCCGTGCGCCTGGTCCTCGTCGACGACCACGAGATGGTGATCGAGGGCCTGCGGGCCATGCTCACCGCGTTCGCCGACCGGATCGAAGTGGTCGGCCAGGCGATCAACGCCGAACAGGCCATGGCCGTGATCGCCGACACCGACCCCGACATCGTGCTGTGCGATGTGCGGATGCGCGGTGAGAGCGGCCTGGACCTCTGCCTGGCGCTGCGGGAACGCGACCCGGAACGCAAGGTCGTGATGCTCTCGGTCTACGACGACGAGCAGTACCTGTTCGAGGCGCTGCGCGTCGGCGCGAGCGGTTACCTGCTCAAGAGCATCAGCAGTGACGACTTGGTGCATCAGATCGAGTTGGCCCACCGCGGTGAGACGGTGATCGACCCCGGACTGGCAGCGCGGGCGGCCGGCACCGCCGCACGACTGCAACGCGACGAGTTCTGGCCCGGCGCCCGCCAGGGGCTCACCCAGCGAGAAAGTGAGATCCTGGCCTACATGGTCAGCGGGCTGTCCAACCGCGGGATCGCCACCAAGCTGGTGATCGGCGACGAGACGGTCAAATCTCACCTCCGCTCGATCTACCGCAAACTCGGGGTGTCCGACCGGACCGGTGCGGTGGCCACCGCGCTACGCGAAGGCATCTACCGGTGA
- a CDS encoding HAD family hydrolase: MQITTELATWTGPGRPFWWDQAHPDAEVYPLQAVIFDLDALADADGEPRSGLVDLVLSLFATGLWIAVVGAGPRAWVQERVRELIGDGMAETVVSADDLTGPAGDAELYRLALWELGIVAGEALVIAGYESGARTAAAIGLPAIYAGSSRYDGLLANGCRELQAQRVVARFSCREAG, translated from the coding sequence ATGCAGATCACAACTGAACTCGCGACATGGACCGGTCCGGGCCGCCCGTTCTGGTGGGACCAGGCGCACCCGGATGCCGAGGTTTACCCCCTACAAGCGGTGATCTTCGATCTTGACGCACTCGCCGACGCCGACGGCGAACCCCGCTCGGGCCTGGTGGACCTGGTGTTGAGCCTGTTCGCCACCGGTCTGTGGATCGCGGTGGTCGGCGCTGGCCCGCGTGCCTGGGTGCAGGAGCGGGTGCGGGAACTGATCGGTGACGGCATGGCCGAGACCGTGGTGAGCGCCGACGACCTGACCGGCCCCGCCGGGGACGCCGAGCTCTACCGGCTGGCGCTGTGGGAGCTTGGCATTGTGGCCGGGGAGGCGCTGGTGATCGCCGGCTACGAGTCCGGGGCCCGCACCGCAGCCGCGATCGGACTGCCGGCGATCTACGCGGGTTCCAGCCGTTACGACGGACTGCTGGCCAACGGCTGCCGGGAGTTGCAGGCGCAGCGGGTGGTCGCCCGGTTCAGCTGCCGCGAAGCAGGTTGA